The Calidithermus timidus DSM 17022 nucleotide sequence CGTACTTTTATCACCATCTGATTGAAACTTTGGGTTAGACGGGCCAGCTCGTCCCGCCCCTGTACCGGCAGGGGCTCGGGGAAGCGGGCCTGGGCCAGGCTATGGGTGGCCTGCTCGAGGCGCAGGATGGGCCGCAGCAAATAGAGGCGCAGCCCCCAGGCCACCAGCAGCGCCAACCCCACCGAGAAGAGCAGGGTAAGCCCGCCGGTGCGCAGGTACTCGCCTAAGGCCCGGTTGTGCTCGCTTTGGCTCAGGGCGACCTCGAGCACATACCCATTGGATAGGGGCTGCCGGTATGTCCACCAGTCGGGGTCTTGTTCGGGGAAGGGGCCGCCGCCTTCGAAAATGAGCCGGTCTTGTTGCAGCAGGCGGAAGCGCCCCGCGTAGCCGGAGAAACTCGGAACTTTTTGCGGGTTTAGGGTGGGGATGGGCTGGTGCAGATCCAAGGCCTCCGCCACCAGAAGGGCATACTTCTGCAGGTCGGTGCGGAAGTCTTGGTCAAGCGAGCGGCTAAAGCTCCAGTAGCCCAGCCCCATCTGTAGCCCGGCTACCCCCAAGACCAAGCACACCAGCCCCAGCAGCAAGCGATCACGAAACCCCAAGGCGGTATCCTCCCGGTACGGTTGCCACCACCTCTGGCCCAAGCTTGTTCCGCAGCCGGGCCACCCCCATCCGCACCGCGTAAACCCCCGATGTGGCCTCGGGGAAGAACTTGATTAAAAGCTCCTCTAGGGTAAAAACTTTCTCCGGGTACAGGGCAAAAGCCTCCAGCAGGGCAAATTCCTGCTTGCTCAGGTTAATCTCCTGCCCTTCCCAGTAGACCCGCCGGTTTACGAAATCCACCCGCAGCGGCCCGCGTTCAAACCCGCCTCGCTTGACCTGGCTTTCGCGCCGCAACAGGGCCCGCACCCGGGCCTTGAACTCAGGGATATCGAAGGGCTTGGTCAGGTAGTCGTCCCCACCCAGATCCAGGCCCTCCACCCGGTCTTCTAGGCTGTCGCGCGCGGTGAGAAAGAGGATGGGGTTCAGGAAGCCGCTATCCCTAAGCTTGCGGGCCAGCTCAAACCCCGCGTTCTCCCCATCGGGCAGCATGACATCCAAGACCAAGAGGTCGGGCTCGGCCTCGGCCAGAAGGCGGTAGGCCTCCTCGAGGCAGGTAGCCCAGCTTACTTCGTAGCGTTCCTGGCGCAGAAGGGCCGCTAGGGCCTGGCCTAGGTCGGGTTCGTCCTCTACCAGCAAGATGCGCATGGAACCTGGCTCCTAAACTACCCCAAGGGCAATCCCCACCTTTGTAGAGTCGGCGAGCGATTAGTCGCCGTGTTCTTCCTCCTCCTCATGCACTTCGCCCTCTCCTTCGCTGCCAAAAGTCGCCCTCAACCCGGCCAGGAAGGTTTGCAGCTCTTCGGGGGTAAAGCGGGCCTCCGGGTGCATAAGGGTGTAGAGCTTCGGGGGCATGTAGCCCTCCAGCACGGCTTCCACCACCTCCTCCCCCTCATTTTCCCCCAGGCCCCACTCCGAGACATTGAGCTCGGCGCGACCTTTTTCCACATCGTACTGCACCAGCCAGGAGATGGGAGCGATGTGGCTGTACCAGGGCCAGCGGGTCTGGTTGCTGTGGCAGTCGCCGCAGGCGGACATGAACATCTCGCGGGTTTTTGGGCTGTCCCAGGCCGGCTCGATCTGTACCGGGGGGTTGCTGTGGTCGCGTCCGTAGGGCACCATCTGGGCTACCCCTGCCAGGAGCGCCACAAACCCCAGCACGACCAGAAAACTCTTCACGAAGGGCATAGGTGGTTTTATCGGTACTTGACCTCAATTTGGTAGACCACCCAGCGCCCCCCTTCCCGGTAGGCTTTGATCTCTACGTAGTCGCCCACCTTGGGTCGACCGTACTTGTAGAAGACCCTATCGGCTAAGTTGTATTGTTGGCCGTTCAGGCTAATCGTGCCGGCCTGAGGGTTGAACTGTGTCAGGCGGCCTTTGACCTCCAGGTACCCAGAGCGCTTGTACTCCTTGTATTCATAGCCATCGTCCCGGTAGCGGTCTGGGGAAGCCAGGGCCCCAAAGGAAAGAAGAACCAAGACCGTCGCCAGGGTGATGCGCTTGAGCAGGTTGAGCATAACCTCTACCTCCGGGGCACATTTTGCTGGCCTGGTATAACAAAACGCTAACAGTCGGCCCCGAGTTGCTGATGAGCAAGGCTGCGCCGAGCCTACGCTACGTCTATCGGGCCCCGGACGGGCAGACCCTGTACGGCGAGACCCCGGCCCTCTTCCGGCAGAGCGGGGGGGTGCGGCAATAGCGGGAGTGGCTCTTGGCCATCGGAGTACTCAGCGGCTACTGCTACTAAATGTCAGCAGAACCTAGTTGGTGATTCCCTTGCTACGTCCCAGCCTCACCGCGTCCTCGTAGTAGGGATAGGTGGAGTTGTTTTGGTTGGCGGCGACCCCGTAGTATTGCAGGTTGAACCCGTCACCGGCGAAGCGTAGCTCGGTGATCTGGCAGATTTGGCCGCCCGGCAAGTCGGGGCGCACGAACTGACGCACCGCGTCGGGATCGGTGGGACGCCGCAATTCGAGCCCCAGCGGGTCGGTGTAGCCGTAGCCGTCGATCTTGCCGTCGGTGAGGTCTACGTCGCGGTTGTAGACCACACAGAAGCCCCGGCCCTCATCCCCTCCTGGGATGTTGAACCAGCGGTCCAGGCCCGCCCCCCCCACGTCCGGCATGGAAGCGCAGGTGTGGTAGAGGTTGGGGTCCGACGGGTCGAAGGGGTTGCGGATGAGGGGCTGGGGAGCGCAGCGGCGGATCCAGTCCACGGTGATATAGGAGCGGTTGCCGCTGGTGAGAAGGGTGTTCAGGTCTACGGCGGCGTAGGGGCCATAACCCTGCTGGTCGGTGAAGGGGAGGCCGCGGTGAGCCCCGTAGCGGTAGCGGGGATCCTGCTGCGGCTTGGCCTTGGGGTGGATGATCTTGATGTTGTCGTGGGCGCTTTCGGCGTAGCCAGTGTTGGCCATCAGGTGCACGTCGGCCAGCAGCCTCGAGCCGGCATCGGCGATGGTGACACCCCAGGTGTGGTGCTCATTGACCGCGATGTTGTCGTGGGCGGTGGCCTGGTGGAAGTTCACCATCCAGGCGTTGCCTTCCCAGTAGAAGCTATAGTTCTTGTTGCCTTCGCGGTACTCCTCGAGGGGCTGGTGGCAAGAGGTGCAGAAAGCGGTCTTGTTGGCTTTGTCTGCGACGTAGCCATAGCCTTGGTTCAAGGCGGAGGCCGCTTCCTTGATGAGCTTTTCAATCTCGGGCAAGGGCTTGGAGCCGTGCTCGTGGTCGAAGTAGCACCAGTAGGTGCTGTCGATGGGGGGATGCCAGCCGTGACGCCATCCCCCATCGGGGTCACGCACGTTGTAGGAGTCGTGGACCCAAGCCGGGCACTTCTGGTTGGGCCTGGGCTCCTCGAGGCCCGCAGGATAAGCCGGGGGCTTGGAGGGCGTGCCATCGGCTTCGGCCAGCAAGAAAGCGGGGGCGACGTTGCCGAACTTGCCGAAGCGGTGGAGGCCGGCGGAGAGCACCTTCACGTACACATCTACCCGCTGGGAGCCGGAGTCGGAGTAGGCGGGTGTGCTGGTGAACGAGCCCTCCTTCACCCATCCCTGTTCTTGCATCCACGAGGGCAAAGAGCCATAGAGGGCGATGCCCACCTTGGCCTCGCGGCGCAAGTAGAACTCGCTCTCCAGGTCCTGCTCCTCGTTGAGGGCCAGGTAGTCCCAGCCGGCGTAGGGGCCGGGGGCCTGCACCACCTTGCGGGTGGGGTTGGCCAGGTCGAGCTTGGCCCCAGCCTGAAACTGGCGCGGCTTGTAGACCATGTTCTGACGGGTGCGCCAGGTGGTGGGGGGCTGGCTCGAGCAGGGCCCGATACAGGCGTCGTACTGGGTGATGAGCACCCCATCTCCAGCCGGTGAGGTGGGGGCAGGTGGCTTGTAACCCCCCTGCGGGCTGCTGGTACACGCGGCCAGCAGGACGATCAGCAGGCCCAGCCCAAGGGCCCCTGCGCGCTCCCGAAAGGAAGTGGAGGATCGTTCGCTATTCATCATCTTGGCCTCAAGGAGGTAACGGAATGTAACTCCGCCCGTTATTTATAGATGAGGCGACGACGCCCCTCCTTTAGAGGGACTTAAAGCCGCGTTTAGCTTTCTCGCGATTTGCGCAAAAACTTTACCCCAATACCCGAGCTTGAGGCCAGACTGATGACGACCTGAAGGGTGAAATTCACAAGGCCCCATTATGACAGGCTTTCCGACTGAATTTTCGGTGTGTTAACTTCCTTTAATGCCAGTGAAAACGCCAGCCTCTACGAGCCCAAAAGTCCGCGATCGATGTGATGTTTTGGAGACAAAGCCGGCTGTGACTGGTTTTTTAGGATAAATTGAGCTTTCCTTTAACATCACCCTGCGGTATGCCGGCGGCTTTGGGCCCTCGGCGAAAGGCAGGGTCCGGGGGCGGGAGGCTCGAGGCTTGCGATCAAAGACTCCCTCCCCACCAGCAGCGCTCGACTCGTCGCGTTCCCAACATTACGCCGCGCGCCGTGCAGCATCAGGGGCGGCTGTAGGCGGTATTTGTGGGAGCCGCGCTCAGTTGCGGCTGATCTTGCGGGTGAGGAAGTCCATGAGCACGTAGCGCCCGATGTTGGCCGGGGTGGTCAGGTAGGCCTTGCCGCGGGTGATCTGGGTGAGCTTCTTGACGAAAGCCAGCAGCTCGGGCTCACGGGCGAGCATGAAGGTGTGGATGGGGATGCCTTCCTTGCGTGCCAACGTGGCTTCCTTGAGGGTTTCGGCCAGGATCACGGGATCGAGGCCCCAGGCGTTCTTGTAGATCTGCCCCGAGGGCAGGGTGAGGGCGGAGGGCTTGCCGTCGGTGATCATGATGATCTGCCGCATCTCCCCGCCCATCTTGCGCAGCAGCTTGCGGGCGAGCTTGATACCCTCGGCGGTGTTGGTGTGGTAGGGTCCCACCTGCACCGTGGGCAACCGGCCCAGCGGAACCTCTTCAGCGGAGTCGTGGAAGATGCCAAAGCGCACCTGATCGCCAGGGTATTGGGTGCGGATGAGGTGCGACAACCCCAAGGCCACGCGCTTGGCCGGGGTGAAGCGGTCTTCGCCGTAGAGGATCATGGAGTGCGAGCAATCTAAGAGCACCACGGTGTTCATGGCCGCGGTGTACTCGGCGAGCTCGATGATGAGGTCTTCTTCCTCGAGGTTCTCCATCCCCTTCATGACCGCGCGCTTGAGGGTCTCGGAGATGTTGAGATTGGGTTGATCGCCGAACTCGTAGGGCTTGGTTTCGCCGCTGGCCTCTACGCCTGAGGAGTAGTGCCGGGTGGCGTGGGCGCCGGGGTTGTTCTTGCCCAGAGCCCCCATCAACGAGCGCAGCGAGCGCAGGCCCAGGAAGTCCACCGACTTGTTGGTGAGCTCGAGGCGGGTCTCCTGGGCCTCGCCCTGCATTCCCTGTCCCTGAGCGGGCTCGGTAGGGTCGTTGCTGCCGAGTCGGATGAAGCCCTCGTCCTGTAGGCGCTGGATGAGCCTCTGGATCTCGCGGTAGAGACGCGTGTCCTCCTTGCGGTTGGCGAAACGGGCCTCACGCATCCACTCCTCGGGGATGCGATCCTGCTCGAGCAGCGCCTGCAAGAGGGCGTCGTAGAGGTCCTCGAGGGTGGGCTGGCGGTCGGGGTCGGGCTGATAGCGGTTGTAGGGGTCGGAGAAGCCCGAGTCGAGGAGGAAGTCCTCGAGCATGTCCATGAGCTCGGAGCTCGTCAGGTCGTCGAGGCTGGCTTCGTACTTGCTATAGCGAACGCGCATGCTGCCTCCGGCAACGCCGAGCGCTAAACGCCCAACGTCCGACGCCAGGGAAGAGCCCAGCCCCGGCGGTTGGCATTGGGCGTTCGGCGTTTGACATCTCAGTTCCCGCTTCCCCAGCGCTCCCGCTCGCGCTCGATGGGGGCGCTGTAGCTCTCCTCACCCCGTGCGATCTTGCGCCGGCCGGCCAGGCCCTCGAGGATGAATTCCCCCGCAGCCACCAGGGCTTCGGGGGTATTGTGGCTTTCCAGGCGGCGGGCGGCTTCCAGCAGACCGGGCACCTGCTCCATCTCCCTCAGAGCGCCCCTGGCGTCTTCGGGTAGGGTCAGCAGGTTGCCCTGGGTGAAGTAATCGACGATCTCATCGGTCTTGAGCCCCTTGGAGCGCTCGCCGTAGGCCGTCGCGAAGGCTTTGAGCAGCAGGTCGCGGGCCACCCGCTCGGCCCCTTGCAGCTCGCCTTCGTACTCGAGCTCGATCTTACCGGTGATGGCGGGCAGGGCGAAGTAGAGATCGATGGGACGGGCCACGGTGCGCTCGCCGTACTGCAGGGCACGGCGCTCGGCGTTGGAGGCTACGAGCTCGAGCAGGCTGATGGACAGGCGCTGGGAAACCCCTGAGGTCTTATCCACCCGCTTGTCCTCGCGTGCCATGAAGGCCACGGCCTCGCTGGCCTCGGCCACGTAGGAGGGGATGTAGAGCCCCTCCTCGCGGGCGGTCCAGGCTTCCTGCTGGGTGATGGCCAAGCCCTCGTCGAGGGTCCTGGGGTAGTGGGTGCGGATCTCCGAGCCGATGCGGTCTTTGAGGGGGGTGACGATCTTGCCGCGGGCGGTGTAGTCCTGGGGGTTGGCGGTGAAGGCGATCCACACGTCGAGCTGCAGCCGCACCGGGTATCCCCGAATTTGCACGTCTCCCTCTTGCAGGATGTTGAACAACGCCACCTGCACCTTGGGGGCGAGGTCGGCGACCTCGTTGATGCCGAAGATACCCCGGTTGGCGCGGGGCAACAAACCGTAGTGCACGGCCTCGAGATCGGAGAGCCCTGTGCCGCGCCGCGCAGCTTTGATGGGGTCGATGTCGCCCAGTAGGTCGGCTACGGTGGTGTCGGGGGTAGCCAGCTTCTCCACGTAGCGCTCGTCGCGCGGAACCCAGACGATGGGGGCGTCGTCCCCGGCTTCGGCGAGCAGGCGCTTGGCCTCGGCGGAAAGGGGTTTGAGGGGATTGTCGCGCAGATCGGTGGGCAGGGCGGGAATCTCCTCGTCGAGGAGTTCGGTCATCTGGCGCAGGATGCGGCTTTTGGCCTGCCCCCGCAGCCCCAGCAAGATGAAGTTGTGGCGGGCCAGCACCGCGTTGACGAGCGCGGGGATCACCGAGTCGTCGTAGCCCTGGATGCCGGGGAACAGCCGCTCGCCTGAGCGTAGCTTGGCGATGAGGTTCTCACGGGCTTCGTCTTTGACGCTGCGCCGGAGCTTCTCCATGGGGTAGGAGCGCTTCAACTCACCTAGGGTTGTGGCCTTCATGGAGGGAGTGTACGCCTCGAGCCCCAAAATATATGTGGATTGGCTTTCAAGTGTTTTTTTATCGGCCCCCGGGCGCATTGGCCATCTAAATTGGCATTTGTGAGGGTTTTTTCCGTGCAGTGTGCTTGGGCTGTAGCGCGCATCAGTCGCTCAGCTCGGCGATCAGGGCCGCGACCAGCCGCCCCGGCCCGTGAACCCCCCGCACCATGACCTGCCCGATGTCTGCCGACTTGCTGGGACCCGAGTGCAGCCCGATGGCTGAGGGGAGGTCCTCCTTGAGCGCCCGAAGGGCCTCGAGCAGCCTTCCGTACACTTTTTCTTCCGGCACGAAGACCAGGTGGGTGGGGGGGAGCAGCCCAGTGTGCCGCCCCTCGCGGCTGGAGAGCAGCACTGTTCCCGTCTCGGCCACCGCGCCCAGGGCCCAGGAGATGCCCAGCGGCGCCTCCTCCGGCGGTAGGGGGGGTAGGTCGGGGTAGAGCACGGGGGGCACCATCCGGCTCACCGCCGCGCCGCTGAAGCTTTGGGCGAAGCCCTCGAGCCACTCCCGCGCCCCTCCCAAGTCGGGGAGCCGCACCACCTCGCCCCCGTTGCTGCTGAGCCGCTCGCCGAAGAGGGCGACGGCTTCCTCGCGGGAGAGAGCGGGCAGGGTAAGGGGGTCAGGGAGGACGGGGCTGGGGCGGTGCTCGAGGGCCCGGCGAACACGGGAGAGGATGCGCTCGCGCATTTGCCGGAGTATACGCCTTGACGCACTATCCAGGACAAGAACATCGCCCATACGGCGTCTGTTGACGCTGACCAATGAACGCCGTATCTTCATTGTAGATACTTATGCGAACTAAAGTGCAGCAGTGGGGAAACAGTTTAGCCCTCCGGATCCCCAAGAGTTTCGCGGCAGAGCTGGGCCTGAAGCCTGAAGCTAGGGTAGATCTTCGCCTTGAGGACGGCAAACTCTGGCTCGAGCCGGTGGACAAGCCGCGCTACCGGCTCGAGGACCTGATCGAAGCGATCACCGAGGAGAACCTTCACGCCGAGCAGAACTTCGGGCCGGTAGTGGGTCGAGAGGTCTGGTAGTGCCGCCCTATGTGCCTGAACGTGGTGACCTGATATGGCTGAGCCTGGACCCGCAGGCCGGGCACGAGCAGCGGGGGCGCCGCCCCGCGTTAGTCCTGTCTCCGGCGGCCTATAACGGCAAAACGGGCCTTGCGCTGGTATGCCCGCTGACCAGCCAGGTCAAAGGCTACCCCTTCGAGGTAGCGCTACCGGAGGGCCTTTCGGTAAGTGGGGTGGTGCTGAGCGACCAGCTTCGCAGCCTGGATTGGCGGGTGCGCCGGGCCGACTTTATCTGTAAGGCGCCCTACAGGTTGCTCGAGGAGGTTGTAGCCAAGATCGCGCCGCTCCTCCTGGGAGATCGGTAAAAGGAAACTGCCGCCAGATGCGACCAGGCAGCTTGTCCGGTAGAACAGGGCGTGGTCAGGCAGTTGGCGCAGCGCCTCAGTCGATCCCCTCCTCCCACAACTCCCTGAAGCTCCTGGGGCTCGGCTGCAACCCGGCCCGGCCCTCCACCCAGGCCTTGAGCACCGGGACTACCGTGTTGTCGAGGGCTTTCTTGGGTAGCAGACGCAGGGCTTTGGAGGCCAGGCGGTAGGCCCAGGGCTGGGTCATGGCCAGGGCGTAGCCCTTGAGGGCGGTCCTCTCGAAGCGGGGGGTGAGGCCCTCCTCGACGGCGCGGTGGCGCCAGGTGAGGAGCAGCTTGGGGATGGGGATGCGCACCGGGCAGGCCTGGAAGCAGGCACCGCACAGCGAGGAGGCGTAGGGGAGGGGCTTGGTGTTCTCCAGGCCCACCAGCCCAGGACTCAGCACCGCACCGATGGGGCCGGAGTAGACGTAGCCGTAGGCGTGGCCGCCGGTCTGGCGGTAGACCGGGCAGGCGTTGAGGCAGGCCGCACAGCGCACGCAGCGCAAGGTCTCCCAGGCCTCATCGTCGGCCAGAACGCTGCTGCGTCCGTTATCCACGAAGACGACGTGGACTTCCTCGGGGCCGTCGGTCTCGTCGGGGCGACGGGGGCCCTGGATCAGCGAGACGTAGGTGCCCAGGCGCTGGCCGGTGGCGGCGCGGGCGGTGAGCGAGAGAAACACCGAGAGGTCGGAGAAGCGGGGCAGGAGCTTCTCGATGCCCACCAGCGCGACGTGGAGGCGGGGGGTGGAGGTGGAGAGGCGGATGTTGCCCTCGTTCTCGATGAGGACCAGCGTCCCGGTCTCGGCCACCACGAAGTTGGCGCCGCTGATGCCCAGGTCGGCCTCGAGGAAGCCCTGTCGCAGCAGTTTGCGGGCCGCCGCCGCCAGGGCGTCGGGCGCGGCGTCGAGGGGGGTGCCGAAGCGCTCGTGGAAGAGCCGGCGGATCTGCTCGAGGTTGAGGTGGATGGCCGGGCCCACGATGTGGCTGGGGGGCTGCTCCAGGAGCTGGATGATGTACTCGCCCAAGTCGGTCTCGAGCACCTTCACGCCCAGGCTCTCGAGCAGCGGGTTGATGTCCAGCTCCTCCGAGAGCATGGTCTTGGCCTTGACCGCGCGCTTCACGCCCTTCTCGCGCACCAGCGCGGCTACGATGCGCTGGGC carries:
- a CDS encoding response regulator transcription factor; the encoded protein is MRILLVEDEPDLGQALAALLRQERYEVSWATCLEEAYRLLAEAEPDLLVLDVMLPDGENAGFELARKLRDSGFLNPILFLTARDSLEDRVEGLDLGGDDYLTKPFDIPEFKARVRALLRRESQVKRGGFERGPLRVDFVNRRVYWEGQEINLSKQEFALLEAFALYPEKVFTLEELLIKFFPEATSGVYAVRMGVARLRNKLGPEVVATVPGGYRLGVS
- a CDS encoding heme-binding domain-containing protein; the encoded protein is MPFVKSFLVVLGFVALLAGVAQMVPYGRDHSNPPVQIEPAWDSPKTREMFMSACGDCHSNQTRWPWYSHIAPISWLVQYDVEKGRAELNVSEWGLGENEGEEVVEAVLEGYMPPKLYTLMHPEARFTPEELQTFLAGLRATFGSEGEGEVHEEEEEHGD
- a CDS encoding vWA domain-containing protein, with the protein product MRVRYSKYEASLDDLTSSELMDMLEDFLLDSGFSDPYNRYQPDPDRQPTLEDLYDALLQALLEQDRIPEEWMREARFANRKEDTRLYREIQRLIQRLQDEGFIRLGSNDPTEPAQGQGMQGEAQETRLELTNKSVDFLGLRSLRSLMGALGKNNPGAHATRHYSSGVEASGETKPYEFGDQPNLNISETLKRAVMKGMENLEEEDLIIELAEYTAAMNTVVLLDCSHSMILYGEDRFTPAKRVALGLSHLIRTQYPGDQVRFGIFHDSAEEVPLGRLPTVQVGPYHTNTAEGIKLARKLLRKMGGEMRQIIMITDGKPSALTLPSGQIYKNAWGLDPVILAETLKEATLARKEGIPIHTFMLAREPELLAFVKKLTQITRGKAYLTTPANIGRYVLMDFLTRKISRN
- a CDS encoding sigma 54-interacting transcriptional regulator, which translates into the protein MKATTLGELKRSYPMEKLRRSVKDEARENLIAKLRSGERLFPGIQGYDDSVIPALVNAVLARHNFILLGLRGQAKSRILRQMTELLDEEIPALPTDLRDNPLKPLSAEAKRLLAEAGDDAPIVWVPRDERYVEKLATPDTTVADLLGDIDPIKAARRGTGLSDLEAVHYGLLPRANRGIFGINEVADLAPKVQVALFNILQEGDVQIRGYPVRLQLDVWIAFTANPQDYTARGKIVTPLKDRIGSEIRTHYPRTLDEGLAITQQEAWTAREEGLYIPSYVAEASEAVAFMAREDKRVDKTSGVSQRLSISLLELVASNAERRALQYGERTVARPIDLYFALPAITGKIELEYEGELQGAERVARDLLLKAFATAYGERSKGLKTDEIVDYFTQGNLLTLPEDARGALREMEQVPGLLEAARRLESHNTPEALVAAGEFILEGLAGRRKIARGEESYSAPIERERERWGSGN
- a CDS encoding LutC/YkgG family protein; this translates as MRERILSRVRRALEHRPSPVLPDPLTLPALSREEAVALFGERLSSNGGEVVRLPDLGGAREWLEGFAQSFSGAAVSRMVPPVLYPDLPPLPPEEAPLGISWALGAVAETGTVLLSSREGRHTGLLPPTHLVFVPEEKVYGRLLEALRALKEDLPSAIGLHSGPSKSADIGQVMVRGVHGPGRLVAALIAELSD
- a CDS encoding AbrB/MazE/SpoVT family DNA-binding domain-containing protein; translation: MRTKVQQWGNSLALRIPKSFAAELGLKPEARVDLRLEDGKLWLEPVDKPRYRLEDLIEAITEENLHAEQNFGPVVGREVW
- the mazF gene encoding endoribonuclease MazF; this encodes MPERGDLIWLSLDPQAGHEQRGRRPALVLSPAAYNGKTGLALVCPLTSQVKGYPFEVALPEGLSVSGVVLSDQLRSLDWRVRRADFICKAPYRLLEEVVAKIAPLLLGDR
- a CDS encoding LutB/LldF family L-lactate oxidation iron-sulfur protein; the encoded protein is MRLRANEYPKESARVIREEPHVRESVTGATLNFDAKRRAAYAEVDSEQWRHFAEAVKNHVLMNLEHYLEQAEAALERSGVRVHWAEDAEAAQRIVAALVREKGVKRAVKAKTMLSEELDINPLLESLGVKVLETDLGEYIIQLLEQPPSHIVGPAIHLNLEQIRRLFHERFGTPLDAAPDALAAAARKLLRQGFLEADLGISGANFVVAETGTLVLIENEGNIRLSTSTPRLHVALVGIEKLLPRFSDLSVFLSLTARAATGQRLGTYVSLIQGPRRPDETDGPEEVHVVFVDNGRSSVLADDEAWETLRCVRCAACLNACPVYRQTGGHAYGYVYSGPIGAVLSPGLVGLENTKPLPYASSLCGACFQACPVRIPIPKLLLTWRHRAVEEGLTPRFERTALKGYALAMTQPWAYRLASKALRLLPKKALDNTVVPVLKAWVEGRAGLQPSPRSFRELWEEGID